A single genomic interval of Corallococcus exiguus harbors:
- a CDS encoding choice-of-anchor D domain-containing protein gives MRGLRWLVLALVAAATACERPTSQQARTGFAARPELLDFGPAAVGRTKTMTLRLANQGRASYRVEGARSSLPNVSVPVFEPFTLTAGAEHELEVRFTPDVEGAVQGQLELFTDASGGAATQVPISGRGVKALVEVPESALDFGNVNLGLVEMREVTVRNPSDVESPLVLSVEGADKDEFSAGAGMPSTLAPHETRKVPVAFSPVRLGNGEAELHVAVCDGCEPAVVRLTGMGVAGALEVTPLRVDFGRVAVGATAEERITVRNLGSEPLSYKGAALLEDPSGVFKVVSAPALPNDVLAPGGVVELRVAFTPAVAGRVRDGRVEVSVRKPKTTSPGPKVTLTGEGGASCVEVTPSHLDFGPVAFGMTATRDVTVNNHCREETTVTGLHLTTQAGGYFTLAQPPSSQPVAPGGTLKVGLTFSPRAGVGSASSGQLAVTSTQRTSSATDGVTLSGEGKAFAPCEYALPSVLDFGQVPVGSEVALGVTLRNTGTQACFLAGLQLASGSDPAFRASTVANSVLEPGKKATLLVRFHPSGEGEFQGLAEGWVSHPTRGHPLVNLVGRGVQGCFSVQPTTVDFGISRLACGPRTREFMAYNDCPGDVKVTGMKLEQPGQEFAVSGALPATIPAGGRVKLTAKYAPGEEGEDAATVRFTLRDGAVYNAGLVGRGLAKTDQTDRFVQQSEARVDVLFVVDNSGSMMEEQQSLGDNFSAFLSAATAAQVDYRIGVTTTGLDPSPGGWSECPGGALGGENGRLFPVDGSSPRIITPETPNAAGVFATNTHVGVCHWNEQGLDAAYRALSDPLLYDLDDPRTPQANDGNGGFLREEAKLAIIVLSDEEDFSSQPVSFYETYLLALKGNDPSKVSFNAVVGPEDLTTCTTSSSSGSRYMELARKLNGVVDSICTPNWAASLEKLSESAFGPNRAFPLSEVPEDPGAIAVRVDGLPVTDGWSYDARANAVIFDRLRAPAPGAVVEVTYPLGCP, from the coding sequence ATGCGTGGACTCCGATGGCTGGTGTTGGCGTTGGTGGCGGCGGCGACGGCGTGTGAGCGGCCCACTTCACAGCAGGCACGCACGGGCTTCGCGGCACGCCCGGAGCTCCTGGATTTCGGCCCCGCCGCCGTGGGGCGCACCAAGACGATGACGCTGCGGCTGGCGAACCAGGGGCGCGCGTCGTACCGCGTGGAGGGGGCGCGCTCGTCGCTGCCCAACGTCAGCGTCCCGGTGTTCGAGCCCTTCACGCTGACGGCCGGCGCGGAGCACGAGCTTGAAGTGCGCTTCACGCCCGACGTGGAGGGCGCGGTGCAGGGGCAACTGGAGCTGTTCACGGACGCGTCCGGCGGCGCGGCGACGCAGGTGCCCATCAGCGGGCGCGGCGTGAAGGCGCTGGTGGAGGTGCCGGAGTCAGCACTCGACTTCGGCAACGTGAACCTGGGGCTGGTGGAGATGCGCGAGGTGACGGTGCGCAACCCCTCCGACGTGGAGAGCCCGCTGGTGTTGTCGGTGGAGGGCGCGGACAAGGACGAGTTCTCCGCCGGCGCGGGGATGCCGTCCACGCTGGCGCCGCATGAGACGCGCAAGGTGCCGGTGGCCTTCAGCCCGGTGCGGCTGGGCAACGGGGAGGCGGAGCTGCACGTCGCGGTGTGCGACGGCTGCGAGCCCGCGGTGGTGAGGCTGACGGGGATGGGCGTGGCCGGCGCGCTGGAGGTGACGCCGCTGCGCGTGGACTTCGGCCGGGTGGCGGTGGGCGCCACCGCCGAGGAGCGCATCACCGTGCGCAACCTGGGCTCCGAGCCGCTCAGCTACAAGGGCGCGGCGCTCCTGGAGGACCCGTCCGGCGTGTTCAAGGTGGTGAGCGCGCCCGCGCTCCCCAACGACGTGCTGGCTCCGGGCGGGGTGGTGGAGCTGCGCGTGGCCTTCACGCCCGCGGTGGCCGGCCGGGTGCGCGATGGCCGCGTGGAGGTGTCCGTGCGCAAGCCGAAGACGACGTCGCCCGGCCCCAAGGTGACGCTGACGGGCGAGGGCGGCGCGTCGTGCGTGGAGGTGACGCCCTCGCACCTGGACTTCGGGCCGGTGGCCTTCGGCATGACGGCCACGCGCGACGTCACCGTGAACAACCACTGCCGCGAGGAGACCACCGTCACCGGGCTCCACCTCACCACGCAGGCGGGGGGCTACTTCACGCTCGCGCAGCCGCCATCCAGCCAGCCGGTGGCGCCCGGGGGCACGCTGAAGGTGGGCCTCACCTTCAGCCCTCGCGCGGGCGTGGGCAGCGCGAGCAGCGGGCAGTTGGCCGTCACCTCCACCCAGCGCACCTCCAGCGCCACGGACGGCGTGACGCTGTCGGGCGAGGGCAAGGCCTTCGCGCCGTGCGAGTACGCGCTGCCTTCGGTGCTGGACTTCGGCCAGGTGCCGGTGGGCTCGGAGGTGGCGCTGGGGGTGACGCTGCGCAACACCGGCACGCAGGCGTGCTTCCTGGCGGGGCTCCAGCTGGCGTCAGGGTCGGACCCTGCGTTCCGCGCGTCGACGGTGGCCAACAGCGTGCTGGAGCCCGGCAAGAAGGCCACGCTGCTCGTGCGCTTCCACCCCTCCGGTGAAGGGGAGTTCCAGGGGCTCGCGGAGGGCTGGGTGAGCCACCCCACGCGCGGTCACCCGTTGGTGAACCTGGTGGGCCGGGGCGTGCAGGGGTGCTTCTCCGTGCAGCCCACCACGGTGGACTTCGGCATCAGCCGGCTGGCGTGCGGCCCTCGCACCCGCGAGTTCATGGCCTACAACGACTGTCCGGGGGACGTGAAGGTGACGGGCATGAAGCTGGAGCAGCCGGGCCAGGAGTTCGCCGTGTCCGGCGCGCTGCCGGCCACGATTCCCGCGGGCGGGCGCGTGAAGCTCACCGCGAAGTACGCGCCCGGGGAGGAGGGCGAGGACGCGGCGACGGTGCGCTTCACGCTGAGGGACGGCGCCGTCTACAACGCGGGGCTCGTGGGGCGGGGCCTGGCGAAGACGGACCAGACGGATCGCTTCGTCCAGCAGTCGGAGGCGCGCGTGGACGTGCTCTTCGTCGTGGACAACTCGGGCTCCATGATGGAGGAGCAGCAGAGCCTGGGGGATAACTTCTCGGCCTTCCTGTCCGCGGCCACCGCCGCGCAGGTGGACTACCGCATCGGCGTCACCACCACCGGCCTGGATCCGTCTCCGGGCGGCTGGTCCGAGTGCCCCGGCGGCGCGCTGGGCGGTGAGAACGGGCGCCTGTTCCCCGTGGACGGCTCCAGCCCGCGCATCATCACGCCGGAGACGCCCAACGCGGCCGGCGTCTTCGCCACCAACACGCACGTGGGCGTATGCCACTGGAACGAGCAGGGCCTGGACGCGGCGTACCGAGCGCTGTCGGATCCGCTGCTCTACGACCTGGATGATCCGCGCACGCCCCAGGCCAACGACGGCAACGGCGGCTTCCTGCGCGAGGAGGCGAAGCTGGCCATCATCGTGCTGTCGGACGAGGAGGACTTCAGCTCCCAGCCGGTGTCCTTCTACGAGACCTACCTCCTGGCCCTGAAGGGGAACGACCCGTCCAAGGTGAGCTTCAACGCCGTGGTGGGCCCGGAGGACCTGACGACCTGCACCACCTCCAGCAGCTCCGGCAGCCGGTACATGGAGCTGGCCCGGAAGCTCAACGGCGTGGTGGACAGCATCTGCACGCCCAACTGGGCCGCGTCGCTGGAGAAGCTGTCGGAGAGCGCCTTCGGGCCCAACCGCGCCTTCCCCCTGTCGGAGGTGCCGGAGGACCCCGGCGCCATCGCCGTCCGGGTGGACGGACTGCCCGTGACGGACGGCTGGTCCTATGACGCGCGGGCCAACGCTGTCATCTTCGACCGGCTGCGCGCCCCGGCCCCGGGCGCGGTGGTGGAGGTCACCTATCCGCTGGGTTGCCCGTAG
- the uvrA gene encoding excinuclease ABC subunit UvrA, whose protein sequence is MSEPDVISIRGAREHNLKTVSLDIPKKKLVVFTGVSGSGKSSLAFDTLYAEGQRRYVESLSSYARQFLGQMEKPRYDTLRGLSPTISIEQKAASNNPRSTVGTVTEVHDYLRVLYASIGVQHCPQCGRKVGKQSAQQIVDEIMKLPAGTKLQVLAPIVTNRKGEHKDLLAEAQKRGFSRARVDGKVRELEERIELDKKSKHDIALIIDRLVLKPDLRTRLTDSVETALREGKGTLIITDEKGTLASDRVMSELNACPACGLSFGDLTPASFSFNNPLGMCTDCNGLGTRPEMDADLLVPDQTRSIRDGAIEPWASGMNRGEGWTADFVESLASAFKIDLDVPYAKLTKREKDVLMNGAKGKSFTVQWGDNGQYDMEWEGLLARTMRNFKTTTSEARKAELQKYFSDKPCPSCKGERLRPESRAVKVHTRTLVDLSRMTITEARTFLTQMGLSAQEEKIAQELLKEIRSRLSFLVDVGLGYLTLDRTASTLSGGESQRIRLASQMGSELTGVIYILDEPSIGLHQRDNGKLLTTLKRLRDLGNSVIVVEHDEETMEEADYLVDFGPGAGELGGQVVSQGTPKQVMADEKSLTGAYLSGRQEIEIPESRRPVNPKHQISIVGATENNLKNVDADIPLGIFTAVTGVSGAGKSTLINEILYPALARALYESREPMGKHKSIKGLEHLDKVIDIDQRPIGRTPRSNPATYTKVFDAIREVFAMTPEARTFGYGPGRFSFNIKGGRCEACEGDGVKLVEMHFLADVYVPCEVCNGKRFNEATLRVRYKGKNIAETLDLSVREAVDHFGAHKDILRVLTTLTDVGLGYLRLGQPSPTLSGGEAQRIKLARELARVATGRTLYILDEPTTGLHFEDIRKLLSVLNRLVEAGNSVLVIEHNLDVIKSADWLIDLGPEGGSGGGQILAIGTPEDVAKVEASHTGRYLKHVLGKARRARIGKRVDAA, encoded by the coding sequence ATGTCCGAGCCCGACGTCATTTCCATCCGTGGTGCCAGGGAGCACAACCTCAAGACCGTCTCCCTGGACATCCCGAAGAAGAAGCTCGTGGTGTTCACCGGTGTGTCGGGCTCCGGCAAGAGCTCGCTCGCGTTCGACACGCTCTACGCCGAGGGGCAGCGCCGCTACGTGGAGAGCCTGTCCTCCTACGCGCGCCAGTTCCTGGGGCAGATGGAGAAGCCCCGCTACGACACGCTGCGAGGCCTGTCGCCCACCATCTCCATCGAGCAGAAGGCGGCCAGCAACAACCCGCGCTCCACGGTAGGCACCGTCACGGAGGTGCACGACTACCTGCGAGTGCTCTACGCCTCCATCGGTGTGCAGCACTGTCCCCAGTGCGGCCGCAAGGTGGGCAAGCAGAGCGCGCAGCAGATCGTCGATGAGATCATGAAGCTGCCCGCGGGCACCAAGCTCCAGGTGCTGGCGCCCATCGTCACGAACCGCAAGGGCGAACACAAAGATTTGCTCGCGGAGGCGCAGAAGCGCGGCTTCTCCCGCGCGCGCGTGGACGGGAAGGTGCGCGAGCTGGAGGAGCGCATCGAGCTGGACAAGAAGTCCAAGCACGACATCGCGCTCATCATCGACCGTCTGGTGTTGAAGCCGGACCTGCGCACGCGCCTGACGGACTCCGTGGAGACCGCGCTGCGCGAGGGCAAGGGCACGCTCATCATCACGGACGAGAAGGGCACGCTCGCGTCCGACCGAGTGATGAGCGAGCTGAACGCGTGCCCCGCGTGCGGCCTGTCCTTCGGGGACCTGACGCCCGCGTCGTTCTCCTTCAACAACCCGCTGGGCATGTGCACGGACTGCAACGGCCTGGGCACCCGTCCGGAGATGGACGCGGACCTGCTGGTGCCGGACCAGACGCGCAGCATCCGCGACGGCGCGATTGAGCCGTGGGCCAGCGGCATGAACCGCGGCGAGGGCTGGACGGCGGACTTCGTGGAGAGCCTGGCGTCCGCGTTCAAGATCGATCTGGACGTCCCGTACGCGAAGCTGACCAAGCGGGAGAAGGACGTCCTGATGAACGGCGCGAAGGGCAAGTCCTTCACCGTGCAGTGGGGCGACAACGGCCAGTACGACATGGAGTGGGAGGGCCTGCTCGCCCGCACCATGCGCAACTTCAAGACGACCACGTCGGAAGCGCGCAAGGCGGAGCTGCAGAAGTACTTCAGCGACAAGCCCTGCCCGTCCTGCAAGGGCGAGCGCCTGCGTCCGGAGAGCCGCGCGGTGAAGGTGCACACGCGCACGCTGGTGGACCTGAGCCGGATGACCATCACGGAGGCGCGCACCTTCCTCACGCAGATGGGCCTGAGCGCGCAGGAGGAGAAGATTGCCCAGGAGCTGCTCAAGGAGATCCGCAGCCGCCTGTCCTTCCTGGTGGACGTGGGCCTGGGCTACCTCACGTTGGACCGCACCGCGTCCACGCTGTCCGGCGGTGAGAGCCAGCGCATCCGGCTGGCGTCGCAGATGGGCAGCGAGCTGACAGGCGTCATCTACATCCTGGATGAGCCCTCCATCGGCCTGCACCAGCGTGACAACGGCAAGCTGCTCACCACGCTCAAGCGCCTGCGTGATTTGGGCAACTCCGTCATCGTCGTGGAGCACGACGAGGAGACGATGGAGGAGGCGGACTACCTGGTGGACTTCGGCCCCGGCGCGGGCGAACTGGGCGGTCAGGTGGTGTCCCAGGGCACGCCCAAGCAGGTGATGGCGGACGAGAAGAGCCTCACCGGCGCGTACCTGTCCGGCCGCCAGGAGATTGAAATCCCCGAGTCCCGCCGGCCGGTGAACCCCAAGCATCAAATCTCCATCGTGGGCGCGACGGAGAACAACCTGAAGAACGTGGACGCGGACATCCCGCTGGGCATCTTCACGGCGGTGACGGGCGTGTCCGGCGCGGGCAAGTCCACGCTGATCAACGAAATCCTCTACCCGGCCCTGGCGCGCGCGCTCTACGAGAGCCGCGAGCCCATGGGCAAGCACAAGTCCATCAAGGGCCTGGAGCACCTGGACAAGGTCATCGACATCGACCAGCGGCCCATTGGCCGCACGCCGCGCAGCAACCCGGCCACGTACACCAAGGTGTTCGACGCCATCCGTGAAGTCTTCGCCATGACGCCGGAGGCGCGCACGTTCGGCTACGGCCCGGGCCGCTTCAGCTTCAACATCAAGGGCGGCCGCTGCGAAGCGTGCGAAGGCGACGGCGTGAAGCTGGTGGAGATGCACTTCCTGGCGGACGTGTACGTCCCCTGTGAGGTCTGCAACGGCAAGCGCTTCAACGAAGCCACGCTGCGCGTGCGCTACAAGGGCAAGAACATCGCGGAGACGCTGGACCTGAGCGTCCGGGAAGCGGTGGACCACTTCGGCGCGCACAAGGACATCCTGCGCGTGCTGACGACGCTCACCGACGTGGGCCTGGGCTACCTGCGGCTGGGCCAGCCCTCCCCCACCCTGTCCGGCGGTGAGGCGCAGCGCATCAAGCTCGCCCGCGAGCTGGCCCGGGTGGCCACCGGACGCACGCTCTACATCCTGGACGAGCCCACCACGGGCCTGCACTTCGAGGACATCCGCAAGCTCTTGTCCGTGCTCAACCGGCTGGTGGAGGCGGGCAACAGCGTGCTCGTCATCGAGCACAACCTGG